One window from the genome of Nostoc sp. TCL26-01 encodes:
- a CDS encoding DUF4365 domain-containing protein — MDINQQKEQFSITYIRAIAAVAGYSLYRPEVDNDSVDLGIVSRGGTGKILSPRLELQLKCTARDILEENYIKYPLNLKNYNDLKINALVPRILVVVLVPEKITDWLKQTEDELCIRHCGYWVSLREMPDTENLTNVTIEIPRSNQLTPLSLQSIIQRISFGDLP, encoded by the coding sequence ATGGATATCAACCAACAAAAAGAACAATTTAGCATCACCTATATTAGAGCCATCGCCGCCGTTGCAGGTTATTCTTTATATAGACCAGAAGTTGATAACGACAGCGTAGATTTAGGCATAGTTAGCAGAGGCGGTACAGGTAAAATCCTTTCCCCTAGACTAGAACTACAACTAAAATGTACAGCTAGAGATATTCTTGAGGAAAACTATATTAAATATCCCCTCAATCTCAAAAATTATAATGATTTAAAAATCAATGCCCTTGTCCCTCGAATTTTAGTAGTCGTTTTAGTTCCAGAAAAGATAACAGACTGGTTAAAGCAAACCGAAGATGAACTTTGTATTAGACATTGTGGTTACTGGGTATCTTTGCGCGAAATGCCAGACACCGAAAATCTAACCAATGTTACTATTGAAATACCCCGTAGTAATCAGTTGACACCCCTATCACTCCAATCCATCATTCAACGCATTAGTTTTGGAGATTTACCATGA
- a CDS encoding tyrosine-type recombinase/integrase translates to MTPIHPENLSVLENSLALAIGEDFSLENDPDVIQQLIGDKRSPNTKREYQKDLKDFFNFVAKKEPSRDLVLEFLHLEQRHAVAVVLKYKAHLIKKKLAEATVNRRLSAIKSMVEMGRRLGVCNFSLDDVKGEKVETYRDTMGIPAEDYAQVIALVDQNTLKGKRDYALLRLLWDNALRRNEIVNLNVLDFNAKEKTLFILGKGKGSQKEVLDLSDRTTDAIASWIKASKKKRSNEPLFTVLAYHKNGARLTGEAIRRLVDGLCKQAGITKKMSPHRVRHSAITTVLDLNNGNYRATQRFSRHAQVQTVLKYDDNRQRLQKQMSDSISELI, encoded by the coding sequence ATGACACCGATCCACCCTGAAAACCTTAGTGTTCTAGAAAACTCGCTGGCGTTGGCGATCGGAGAAGATTTTTCTTTAGAGAATGACCCCGATGTGATTCAGCAGCTGATTGGGGATAAGCGATCGCCCAACACTAAGCGCGAATACCAAAAAGACCTGAAAGATTTTTTCAATTTCGTTGCTAAGAAAGAACCCAGCCGGGATTTGGTTTTGGAATTCCTTCACCTAGAACAGCGTCATGCCGTCGCTGTGGTTCTCAAGTACAAGGCGCACCTGATTAAGAAAAAACTGGCTGAAGCTACGGTGAATCGTCGCCTTAGTGCTATCAAGTCAATGGTTGAGATGGGGCGACGGCTGGGAGTCTGCAATTTCTCCCTGGATGATGTCAAAGGTGAGAAGGTCGAAACCTACCGTGACACAATGGGTATTCCAGCCGAGGACTATGCCCAAGTCATAGCGCTGGTTGATCAGAACACCCTAAAGGGTAAGCGCGATTATGCACTACTGCGGTTACTCTGGGATAATGCCTTGCGCCGGAATGAGATAGTCAATTTGAATGTGCTTGACTTTAACGCCAAGGAAAAAACTCTCTTCATCCTGGGTAAAGGCAAGGGTAGCCAGAAGGAAGTTCTTGATTTATCGGACAGAACCACCGACGCAATCGCCAGTTGGATAAAAGCCAGTAAAAAGAAACGTAGCAATGAACCGCTTTTCACCGTGCTGGCCTATCACAAAAATGGAGCGAGATTAACCGGGGAGGCAATCAGGCGACTGGTGGATGGGCTATGCAAGCAAGCCGGAATTACTAAGAAGATGTCACCGCATCGTGTTCGCCACAGTGCGATTACTACAGTATTGGATCTGAATAATGGCAACTACCGTGCTACCCAGCGCTTCAGCAGGCACGCCCAAGTGCAGACGGTTTTGAAATATGATGATAACCGCCAGCGCTTGCAAAAGCAGATGAGCGACTCAATATCAGAACTTATCTAG
- a CDS encoding type II toxin-antitoxin system VapB family antitoxin translates to MTIITIDDELINEIIAVTHYENPQEAVIKILSNYLQQQKKELPLFERLRFIDDESAEDDIASLFERDRDTGRNFEL, encoded by the coding sequence ATGACCATTATCACAATAGATGATGAACTAATTAATGAAATTATCGCAGTCACTCACTATGAAAATCCACAGGAAGCGGTCATTAAAATATTATCCAATTACTTGCAGCAACAAAAAAAAGAACTGCCTTTATTTGAGCGACTACGTTTTATAGACGATGAATCTGCCGAAGATGATATTGCATCATTGTTTGAACGTGATAGAGACACAGGCAGGAATTTTGAACTATGA
- a CDS encoding type II toxin-antitoxin system VapC family toxin — protein MTYLIDTCVMSEFVKKAPNPQVSQWFNQQPIEKLFLSIITIAEIKKGIYKIQDSQPERYQKLKIWLQKVEIEFSSHVLPINDDILDNWAKFSANAELKGKKLAVMDSLIAATAHHHKLTLVTRNVDDFKLTPVKIMNPYSLE, from the coding sequence ATGACTTATCTAATAGACACCTGTGTAATGTCTGAGTTTGTTAAAAAAGCTCCCAACCCCCAAGTTAGTCAATGGTTTAATCAGCAACCGATTGAAAAACTATTTTTAAGTATTATTACCATCGCTGAAATAAAAAAAGGGATTTATAAAATCCAAGACTCACAACCTGAACGATATCAAAAACTTAAAATATGGCTGCAAAAAGTAGAAATTGAATTTTCTTCTCATGTTTTACCAATCAACGATGATATTTTAGATAATTGGGCGAAATTTTCTGCAAATGCCGAATTGAAAGGTAAAAAATTAGCCGTAATGGATAGTTTGATTGCCGCAACAGCACATCATCATAAATTAACTTTAGTTACCCGCAATGTTGATGATTTTAAACTGACACCAGTTAAAATTATGAATCCTTACAGTCTTGAGTGA
- a CDS encoding phosphatase PAP2 family protein — MIYNKPMINKITCGFILIAMFLIYPILNQRGENAHIIKFAIDDTIPFVPIFSIPYILYIPFLIITLIYFVGFTNLYRSISIAFIFCLLIAYLTYFFYQTYILRPEITNIDVFSKLVLYIYSKDHPYNCFPSLHNALSILSFFYWVQVLPKFKWIIGIFVLLIILSTLLIKQHYIPDVISGVLLAIISFRISCHFSKKLP; from the coding sequence ATGATTTACAATAAACCAATGATTAATAAAATCACTTGTGGATTTATATTAATAGCTATGTTTCTTATATATCCTATACTTAATCAAAGGGGCGAGAATGCTCATATTATTAAGTTTGCAATCGATGACACTATTCCATTTGTTCCAATTTTTAGTATCCCTTATATTCTGTATATTCCGTTTTTAATAATTACTTTAATATATTTTGTTGGTTTTACTAATCTTTATCGAAGTATATCTATTGCGTTTATTTTTTGTCTATTAATAGCCTATCTAACTTACTTTTTTTATCAAACATATATCCTACGTCCTGAAATTACAAATATAGATGTTTTTTCTAAATTAGTATTATATATTTACTCAAAAGATCACCCTTATAATTGCTTTCCTAGTCTACATAATGCCCTATCCATTCTATCTTTTTTCTACTGGGTTCAAGTTTTACCAAAGTTCAAATGGATAATAGGGATTTTTGTATTGTTAATTATTTTATCTACATTGTTAATTAAACAACATTATATTCCTGATGTAATTAGCGGAGTTCTGTTGGCGATTATCAGCTTCCGCATTTCATGTCATTTCTCTAAAAAATTGCCCTGA
- a CDS encoding AAA-like domain-containing protein, with protein MNHNIDELIIFAQDIVYQDTKHELNKLELAVLRGALQEKTYEDMAQELHNAKSTLQNDVGPKLWKKFEKAFKEEVSKSNIGQKLERALGNQKPLQPSWDLKNLDFPNGPVPLTSSFYVERYRYIEGDSFESMCYHEIAKPGSLIRIKAPKEMGKTSLLDRIVDRADKQQYQKVRINLAEVEEATFSNLKNFLSWFCYCVSIQLQMSEQVNNSRKEALIDTPTDCKIYFQEHFLKPINSPIVLALDEVDRIFNYPQVSNEFFKMLRVWHEETNNKPIWRNLRLVVVHSTEDYGPLNINESPFNVGKPVELTEFTPEQVLDLALRHKLDWNNDSVKVLMAMVGGHPYLVRLAFYHLAQPGGNLEHFLQNAPTNDGIYRNHLFRYLNILEKNKELGAAFKQVVTATKAVELGRKQRYKLYSMGLTNRLDNPLMPRCELYRMYFREQMGNKKSLFF; from the coding sequence ATGAACCACAACATAGATGAATTAATCATATTTGCTCAGGATATTGTATACCAAGATACGAAACACGAGTTGAATAAACTTGAGTTGGCTGTTCTACGGGGGGCTTTACAAGAAAAGACGTATGAGGATATGGCTCAAGAATTGCATAATGCTAAAAGCACTCTGCAAAACGATGTTGGCCCTAAATTATGGAAAAAATTTGAAAAGGCATTTAAAGAAGAAGTTAGTAAGAGTAATATTGGGCAAAAGCTAGAACGGGCATTGGGTAACCAAAAACCACTACAACCATCTTGGGATCTGAAAAACTTAGATTTTCCAAATGGGCCAGTTCCCTTGACTTCTTCTTTTTATGTAGAACGCTACCGCTATATAGAGGGCGACTCTTTTGAATCTATGTGCTACCACGAGATCGCGAAGCCTGGATCGCTAATTCGCATCAAAGCGCCAAAAGAGATGGGCAAAACATCACTGCTGGATAGGATTGTCGATCGCGCGGATAAGCAGCAATATCAAAAAGTTCGTATAAACTTGGCGGAAGTAGAAGAAGCGACGTTTAGCAACCTGAAAAACTTTTTAAGTTGGTTCTGTTATTGTGTCAGTATACAGCTACAGATGTCAGAACAGGTAAACAATTCTAGGAAAGAGGCGTTGATTGACACTCCGACTGACTGTAAAATTTACTTCCAAGAGCATTTTTTAAAGCCCATAAACAGTCCTATAGTTTTAGCTCTTGATGAAGTGGATAGGATTTTCAATTACCCTCAAGTTTCTAATGAATTTTTTAAAATGTTGCGAGTCTGGCATGAGGAGACTAATAATAAACCTATTTGGCGAAATCTGCGATTGGTGGTGGTGCATTCTACCGAAGATTATGGGCCACTAAATATTAATGAATCACCTTTTAATGTTGGCAAGCCAGTGGAGTTAACTGAGTTTACCCCAGAACAGGTTTTAGATTTGGCATTGCGGCATAAACTCGATTGGAACAATGACTCAGTAAAGGTTCTCATGGCAATGGTGGGAGGACACCCCTATTTAGTGAGATTGGCGTTTTATCACCTTGCTCAACCAGGGGGGAATTTAGAACATTTCTTGCAAAATGCTCCTACTAATGACGGAATTTATAGAAATCATTTATTCCGTTACCTGAATATTCTGGAAAAAAACAAAGAGCTAGGTGCAGCGTTTAAACAAGTTGTTACCGCAACTAAAGCAGTGGAATTGGGTAGAAAGCAAAGGTATAAATTATATAGTATGGGGCTAACAAATAGACTAGATAATCCGTTGATGCCCCGCTGCGAGTTATACAGAATGTATTTTCGAGAGCAGATGGGGAATAAAAAATCCCTTTTTTTCTAG
- a CDS encoding AAA-like domain-containing protein, which produces MSDYSYYKVGGSLSYDDSSYVKRQADEKLYQWLKEGNVCYVFNCRQMGKSSLRVQTMNRLGKEGIRCASIDMSIIDKHPNNFYKDIVNNLVDGFDLWDSPTWSVWHQQHQGEWRMQDLIPFVEKVLMVTRAQKTIIFIDEIDSLVNVKFKNEFLNFIRACNNKRADNPEYQHITFCLLGVVTPSDLTDRNGTPFNIGRSIELTGFKFEEARESLTRGLVHKVDNPEKVLKEVLHWTDGQPFLTQKLCNLIFENAKDRKPNIKDLVQEYIINDWEIQDDPEHLRTIKNRLLDDNQTAYKLLKLYNKILDNGEIDASDNSEQMKLRLSGLVVKQQQKIRVYNPIYKEVFSKEWVNNKFRTELGFLSFLKSNCTKYTVLIPVAILLAIISAISLIISYNIIESEAWDASFNPNNLGVIIEFFRTCILLLIALIIIGNLFNKEAENYIDSVIFTDRRRLTLIIGTLILIIIVIQHFYIGPTELCKEHNLSENKYFHECLLPYIWYLPCSLINYLCIGIPLGSLYIHVAIEDCRELREKRLSHNNFINKNKSEVTNIEQYLHKAQEQVRILYKHFYNQTKRHINVVAMMIFIVSLDVLFLNGTLSKSGYIWVRFFYMFWFVAPILITVYFTLSEYEKIVETTINFFLDYGIDETLIIETKYKSFNLLNEIIISNIFLRIVIVVLPILYHFFYKK; this is translated from the coding sequence ATGTCAGATTACAGCTATTACAAAGTGGGAGGGAGTTTAAGTTACGATGATTCCTCCTATGTAAAGCGGCAAGCAGATGAAAAACTCTATCAATGGTTGAAAGAGGGAAATGTTTGTTATGTGTTCAACTGCCGACAGATGGGGAAGTCTAGCTTGCGTGTACAAACAATGAACAGGTTGGGGAAAGAAGGCATAAGGTGTGCCTCAATTGATATGTCAATCATAGATAAACATCCTAATAATTTTTATAAAGATATAGTTAATAATTTGGTGGATGGGTTTGATCTTTGGGACTCGCCTACTTGGTCTGTCTGGCATCAGCAGCATCAGGGAGAATGGCGAATGCAGGATTTGATTCCGTTTGTCGAAAAGGTGTTGATGGTGACCAGAGCGCAAAAAACTATCATTTTTATTGACGAAATTGATAGCTTAGTCAACGTAAAATTTAAAAACGAATTTTTGAATTTTATTCGTGCTTGCAATAATAAACGTGCAGATAATCCAGAATACCAGCATATAACATTTTGTCTGCTTGGAGTTGTAACTCCTTCAGATTTAACAGATAGAAATGGTACACCATTTAACATTGGTAGATCCATTGAACTAACTGGGTTTAAGTTTGAGGAAGCTAGAGAATCATTAACTAGAGGATTGGTTCACAAGGTAGACAACCCCGAAAAGGTTTTAAAAGAAGTGTTGCATTGGACTGATGGACAACCGTTTCTCACTCAAAAGTTATGTAACCTAATTTTTGAAAATGCCAAAGATCGCAAACCAAATATCAAAGATTTAGTTCAAGAGTACATCATTAATGATTGGGAGATCCAAGATGACCCTGAGCATCTGAGAACGATTAAAAATCGTCTTCTTGATGATAATCAAACCGCCTATAAGCTATTAAAATTATATAATAAAATCCTGGATAATGGTGAGATTGATGCTTCTGACAATAGTGAGCAGATGAAATTACGTTTATCAGGGTTGGTAGTAAAACAACAACAAAAAATTAGGGTATATAACCCCATATATAAAGAGGTTTTTAGCAAAGAATGGGTTAACAATAAATTCCGCACAGAACTAGGTTTTTTGAGTTTTTTAAAGAGCAATTGCACCAAGTATACTGTCTTGATTCCTGTAGCAATACTGTTAGCAATAATTAGTGCTATATCACTGATTATCTCTTATAATATTATAGAAAGTGAAGCTTGGGATGCCAGCTTTAATCCAAATAATTTAGGAGTTATAATTGAATTTTTCCGCACTTGTATATTGTTATTAATTGCACTGATTATAATTGGAAATTTATTTAATAAAGAAGCTGAAAATTATATTGATTCTGTAATTTTTACTGACAGACGTAGACTTACATTAATCATCGGAACTCTAATTTTAATAATTATAGTTATTCAACATTTTTACATCGGACCTACTGAATTATGTAAAGAACATAATTTAAGTGAAAATAAATATTTTCACGAGTGTTTACTCCCCTATATATGGTATTTACCTTGCTCTCTTATTAACTACCTTTGTATAGGCATTCCATTAGGTAGTTTATACATTCATGTTGCTATAGAAGATTGTAGAGAATTAAGAGAAAAACGCCTAAGTCATAATAATTTTATTAATAAAAATAAATCAGAAGTAACCAATATAGAACAATACTTACATAAAGCACAAGAACAAGTACGTATATTGTACAAGCATTTTTATAATCAAACTAAACGTCATATAAATGTGGTTGCAATGATGATTTTTATTGTTAGTCTTGACGTGCTATTTTTAAATGGTACTTTATCAAAAAGTGGTTATATTTGGGTACGATTTTTTTATATGTTTTGGTTTGTCGCCCCTATACTTATAACAGTTTATTTTACATTATCTGAATACGAAAAAATTGTAGAAACAACAATTAACTTTTTTTTAGATTACGGCATTGATGAGACTCTAATTATTGAAACCAAATATAAGAGCTTTAATTTGCTGAATGAAATTATAATATCAAATATTTTCCTGCGTATAGTTATCGTAGTTTTACCTATTTTATATCATTTTTTCTACAAAAAATAG
- a CDS encoding ParA family protein, producing MRTCSSISLSGGQGKTTTIFFTSLLLARLGLRVLTIDADPQANLTFYLNHEVDPNQPSLFEVLTGQVTTEDGIYPTTHENLFLIPADRGLFKVSDFLSSSGTGAFILKLRLKSVANIFDYVLIDVQPSRSQLCLTAVGTSDYVIIPVEANVKGTNSLIDTLSFLTEQANLMAFTGRVLGIVPFRDRWVGNTQTLEGRQNIEAMREFAQDIPILPSIRESEKFKSAIRQGKLLSDLGQSDLQYPFEQIIEALTHE from the coding sequence ATGCGAACCTGCTCATCCATCTCCCTTTCCGGTGGACAGGGAAAAACAACCACGATCTTCTTTACCTCACTGCTGCTAGCACGACTTGGCTTACGAGTGTTGACTATCGACGCAGATCCACAAGCAAATCTGACTTTTTATTTAAATCACGAGGTAGACCCAAACCAGCCCAGTTTATTTGAAGTGCTAACTGGGCAAGTGACAACAGAAGATGGTATTTACCCTACCACCCATGAAAATCTATTTCTGATCCCAGCGGATAGGGGACTGTTTAAGGTTTCAGATTTCCTCAGTAGCAGTGGTACGGGAGCATTTATCCTCAAACTACGCCTGAAATCTGTAGCCAATATCTTTGATTATGTCCTGATTGACGTGCAACCATCGCGCTCCCAACTGTGCCTAACAGCGGTGGGAACGTCTGATTATGTCATCATCCCCGTCGAAGCCAACGTTAAGGGAACCAACAGCTTAATTGATACCCTGAGCTTCTTAACAGAACAAGCCAACTTAATGGCATTTACAGGGAGAGTATTAGGGATAGTTCCTTTTCGCGATCGCTGGGTAGGAAATACCCAAACCCTAGAAGGCAGGCAAAATATTGAAGCGATGCGAGAGTTTGCTCAAGACATCCCAATTTTGCCGAGCATCCGCGAGTCTGAGAAGTTTAAGAGTGCAATCCGACAAGGCAAGTTGTTGTCAGACCTGGGGCAATCCGACCTGCAATATCCGTTTGAGCAAATTATTGAGGCGTTAACTCATGAGTGA